One Maribacter dokdonensis DSW-8 genomic region harbors:
- a CDS encoding sensor histidine kinase, which yields MKLNHFFDASIDMLCIANYDGYFEDVNPAFIKLLGYDKEELMSRKINDFVFEEDKEVTQQTRASLHENKKLISFQNRYVTKSGGVVWLSWSAVPVDSEKLVYAIAKDITHEMNLKNARILEFAKMKTVNDDLVRLNYTTSHDLRAPLNNLISLFDVLDYNVLDDDTLQILRYMEISAKGVKESLENYLKLIENARKGLNTLTEIYFDHVLAKTQNVLSSIIKNSKTSISYDFTLCKSVLFDNSYMESIFLNLITNAIKYTIPGEAPRIEIKTEFVDGKIVQYFKDYGQGFDMIKNGSKIFGLNERFNTEQDGKGIGLYLIHNQINSLGGTITVDSELNKGALFTIVFPTQ from the coding sequence ATGAAATTGAACCATTTTTTTGATGCATCCATAGATATGCTTTGTATAGCTAATTATGATGGATACTTTGAAGATGTAAATCCGGCATTTATCAAACTACTAGGGTATGATAAAGAAGAATTAATGTCCAGAAAAATTAATGATTTTGTCTTTGAAGAGGATAAAGAGGTAACGCAACAGACAAGGGCTAGCTTGCACGAAAACAAAAAATTAATCAGTTTTCAAAATAGGTATGTGACCAAGAGCGGCGGTGTGGTCTGGTTATCTTGGAGCGCAGTACCGGTAGATAGTGAAAAACTTGTTTATGCTATAGCCAAGGACATTACCCATGAAATGAATTTAAAGAATGCTAGAATTCTTGAATTTGCAAAAATGAAAACGGTCAACGATGATCTGGTAAGGCTAAATTATACTACTTCACATGATTTAAGGGCGCCATTAAATAACTTAATTTCCCTTTTTGATGTTCTAGATTACAATGTCCTAGATGATGATACGCTGCAGATTTTGAGATACATGGAGATTTCCGCCAAGGGGGTGAAAGAGTCTTTGGAGAATTATTTAAAATTAATTGAAAATGCACGTAAAGGGCTAAACACATTAACGGAGATTTATTTTGATCATGTACTTGCCAAAACCCAAAACGTATTAAGTTCGATTATCAAGAATTCTAAAACCTCAATTTCTTATGATTTTACACTTTGCAAAAGTGTTTTGTTCGATAATTCTTATATGGAAAGTATCTTCTTAAACTTAATTACCAATGCTATTAAGTATACTATTCCTGGTGAAGCACCAAGAATTGAAATTAAAACGGAATTTGTAGATGGTAAGATAGTTCAATATTTCAAAGATTACGGTCAAGGCTTTGATATGATTAAAAATGGCAGCAAGATTTTTGGTTTAAATGAACGTTTTAATACCGAACAAGATGGCAAAGGCATAGGTCTTTATTTAATACATAATCAAATTAATAGTCTAGGCGGTACGATCACGGTAGATAGCGAGCTAAATAAAGGGGCTTTGTTTACCATTGTTTTTCCTACGCAATAA
- a CDS encoding bifunctional 5,10-methylenetetrahydrofolate dehydrogenase/5,10-methenyltetrahydrofolate cyclohydrolase, with amino-acid sequence MELLDGKKVSNQIKEEIKAEVAKMKERGEKVPHLAAIIVGSDGASLTYVGSKVRSCERIGFESTLIQMPSTTSEQELLNKIKELNVDDDIDGFIVQLPLPEQIDTQKVIMAVDPDKDVDGFHPTNFGKMALDMSTFIPATPFGILELLERYKVDTKGKHTVVIGRSHIVGRPMSILMGRKGWPGNSTVTLTHSHTKNITQIISQADIVISALGVPNFLKAEMVKDDAVVIDVGITRVPDDTKEKGYYITGDVDFENVSKKASYITPVPGGVGPMTIAMLLKNTLLARERHRSRN; translated from the coding sequence ATGGAATTATTGGATGGTAAAAAAGTATCCAATCAAATAAAGGAAGAAATCAAGGCTGAGGTTGCCAAGATGAAAGAGCGTGGTGAAAAAGTACCACATTTAGCGGCAATAATTGTTGGTAGTGACGGTGCCAGTTTAACCTATGTGGGTAGTAAAGTGCGTTCTTGTGAGCGTATTGGTTTTGAATCAACGTTAATTCAAATGCCCAGTACCACTTCTGAACAAGAATTATTGAACAAGATCAAGGAATTGAACGTTGATGATGATATCGATGGTTTTATTGTTCAATTGCCTTTACCGGAACAAATAGATACCCAAAAGGTAATTATGGCCGTTGATCCAGATAAGGATGTTGACGGATTTCACCCTACCAACTTCGGTAAAATGGCTTTGGATATGAGTACGTTCATACCCGCAACACCATTTGGTATTCTAGAATTATTGGAGCGTTATAAAGTTGATACCAAGGGTAAGCATACCGTAGTTATTGGTCGTAGTCATATTGTAGGTAGACCAATGAGTATTTTAATGGGTAGAAAAGGTTGGCCCGGTAACTCTACAGTGACCTTAACTCATAGTCACACTAAAAATATTACCCAGATTATTTCTCAAGCGGATATTGTAATTTCAGCTCTAGGTGTACCTAATTTTTTAAAGGCGGAAATGGTAAAAGATGATGCCGTAGTTATAGACGTAGGTATTACAAGAGTTCCAGATGATACAAAAGAAAAAGGATACTATATAACCGGTGATGTTGATTTTGAAAACGTTAGTAAAAAAGCATCATATATTACACCTGTACCAGGTGGGGTTGGTCCTATGACGATTGCCATGTTGTTGAAAAACACTTTACTGGCTCGTGAGAGACATAGAAGTAGAAACTAG
- the ffh gene encoding signal recognition particle protein yields MFDNLSDKLDKALHVLKGHGQITEINVAETTKEVRRALLDADVNFKIAKEFTNRVKEKALGQNVLTTLQPGQLMVKIVKDELTQLMGGESEGINLSGKPSVILMSGLQGSGKTTFSGKLANFLKTKKSKNPLLVACDVYRPAAIDQLHVVGEQIGVPVYSDRDNTDPVAIAKAGIAKAKADGNNVVIIDTAGRLAVDDKMMAEISDIHKAIEPQETLFVVDSMTGQDAVNTAKAFNDILNFDGVILTKLDGDTRGGAAISIKSVVDKPIKFIGTGEKMEAIDVFHPSRMADRILGMGDVISLVERAQEQFDEEEARKIQKKIAKNKFGFDDFLSQIQQIKKMGNMKDLMGMIPGAGKALKGLDIDDDAFKHIEAIIYSMTPDERSTPSKLNASRKKRIAKGSGREVQEINQLLKQFDQMSKMMKMMQGGGGKKMMQMMGAMKGMK; encoded by the coding sequence ATGTTCGATAATTTAAGCGATAAGCTAGATAAGGCTTTACATGTACTAAAAGGTCATGGTCAAATTACAGAAATAAATGTTGCGGAGACTACCAAAGAAGTACGCCGTGCCTTATTAGATGCCGATGTAAACTTTAAAATTGCCAAGGAATTTACCAATAGGGTTAAAGAGAAGGCATTGGGGCAAAACGTATTAACGACCTTACAACCAGGTCAGTTAATGGTGAAAATTGTTAAAGATGAACTTACCCAGTTAATGGGTGGTGAGTCAGAGGGTATAAATTTATCGGGTAAACCGTCGGTAATATTAATGTCCGGTTTGCAGGGTTCTGGTAAAACTACGTTTTCTGGAAAGCTTGCAAATTTTCTTAAGACCAAAAAATCAAAGAACCCATTATTGGTGGCCTGTGATGTGTATCGCCCGGCGGCAATAGATCAATTGCATGTAGTAGGTGAGCAAATAGGGGTTCCGGTATATTCGGATAGGGATAATACCGATCCTGTAGCTATCGCAAAAGCTGGTATTGCAAAGGCAAAAGCGGACGGTAACAATGTTGTTATAATCGATACCGCAGGTCGTTTGGCGGTAGATGATAAAATGATGGCAGAGATATCTGACATACATAAAGCCATTGAACCTCAAGAAACATTGTTCGTTGTAGATTCTATGACAGGGCAAGATGCTGTGAATACGGCAAAAGCTTTCAACGATATCTTGAACTTTGATGGGGTTATATTAACAAAATTAGATGGTGATACCCGTGGTGGTGCGGCTATATCCATTAAGTCCGTAGTTGATAAACCAATTAAGTTTATTGGTACTGGTGAGAAGATGGAAGCAATTGATGTTTTTCATCCATCACGTATGGCGGACCGTATTTTGGGTATGGGTGATGTAATATCACTTGTAGAAAGAGCTCAAGAACAGTTCGATGAAGAAGAGGCTCGAAAGATCCAAAAGAAAATTGCAAAGAATAAATTCGGTTTCGATGATTTCCTGAGCCAAATTCAGCAAATCAAGAAAATGGGTAATATGAAAGACCTTATGGGGATGATACCTGGTGCAGGTAAAGCCCTTAAAGGTTTGGATATTGATGATGATGCCTTTAAACATATTGAGGCGATCATATATTCAATGACACCAGATGAACGTTCTACACCGTCTAAATTAAATGCCAGTAGAAAAAAACGTATTGCAAAAGGTTCCGGTAGGGAAGTTCAAGAGATCAATCAATTGTTAAAGCAATTTGATCAAATGAGCAAGATGATGAAAATGATGCAAGGCGGTGGCGGTAAAAAGATGATGCAGATGATGGGCGCCATGAAAGGAATGAAATAA
- a CDS encoding RNA polymerase sigma factor, whose protein sequence is MNTEKHLNVCEELVYKSVFNETSKTIFNYIYYKFGNEEKAHDAVQEAFVKLWENCAKVAPEKAKSYLYTVANNLYLNVIKAEKVRLKYADQTLKTTNESPEFIMEENQFKEKLDNALNSLPDNQRTTFLLNRIDGKKYAEIAEMEKVSVKAIEKRMHLALKSLREQIDGI, encoded by the coding sequence TTGAACACTGAAAAACATTTGAACGTTTGCGAAGAGTTAGTGTATAAGAGCGTTTTTAATGAAACGTCTAAAACCATCTTCAATTATATTTATTACAAATTTGGCAATGAAGAAAAAGCTCATGATGCCGTTCAAGAGGCATTTGTGAAACTTTGGGAAAATTGTGCTAAAGTTGCCCCAGAAAAAGCAAAATCTTACCTATACACGGTAGCCAATAATTTATACTTGAATGTTATTAAAGCCGAAAAAGTACGATTAAAGTACGCAGACCAAACCTTAAAGACTACTAATGAATCTCCGGAGTTCATCATGGAGGAGAATCAATTTAAGGAAAAATTGGACAACGCGTTGAACAGCTTACCAGACAATCAACGCACTACTTTTTTATTGAATAGAATAGACGGTAAAAAATATGCGGAAATTGCCGAAATGGAAAAAGTGAGCGTAAAGGCAATCGAAAAAAGAATGCACTTGGCTCTAAAAAGTTTAAGGGAGCAGATAGATGGGATATAA
- a CDS encoding FecR family protein — protein MQDNYLAKWLNDELTDAELAEFKKSEAYETYRKIKESASKLESPEFDKEKAWNTIEQRKTTETPKVFVLTPFKTFLRVAAVIAVLLAGSFFYLSTLNKSFTTTYAENKFITLPDNSEVILNAASELSFNEKKWDSNRNVDLDGEAYFKVAKGEKFTVHTSQGLVTVLGTQFNVENRKDYFEVTCFEGLVSVTINGNETKLPAGNSILTIAGNSRKSKATVNGEPSWLSKESSFQSIPLHYVLDELQRQYDIEISTEHIDTTQLFTGTFSNKNLELALQSISVPLQIKFNLDGNKVLFYAEEAP, from the coding sequence ATGCAAGACAATTACTTAGCAAAATGGCTTAATGATGAACTGACCGATGCCGAGTTGGCAGAGTTCAAGAAATCTGAAGCATACGAAACATATAGAAAAATAAAGGAGTCCGCATCAAAATTAGAATCACCTGAATTTGATAAAGAAAAAGCATGGAATACTATTGAACAACGTAAAACTACAGAAACACCTAAAGTTTTTGTTTTAACTCCGTTCAAGACATTTCTACGTGTTGCTGCGGTCATTGCGGTATTATTGGCCGGGTCTTTCTTTTACCTTAGTACTTTGAACAAGTCTTTTACGACAACATATGCAGAAAACAAATTCATAACCCTACCAGATAATTCTGAGGTTATTTTGAATGCAGCCTCTGAACTATCTTTTAACGAAAAAAAATGGGACTCTAACAGAAACGTAGACCTTGATGGCGAAGCGTATTTTAAAGTTGCCAAGGGAGAAAAATTTACTGTTCATACCTCCCAAGGTCTGGTTACCGTTTTAGGCACCCAGTTCAATGTAGAAAATAGAAAAGATTATTTTGAAGTAACCTGTTTTGAGGGTTTGGTTAGCGTTACCATTAATGGCAATGAAACAAAATTACCTGCAGGCAATTCGATTTTGACAATTGCCGGTAATAGCAGAAAATCTAAAGCTACCGTAAATGGCGAACCTTCATGGTTGTCAAAGGAGAGTTCTTTTCAAAGTATACCGTTACATTATGTTTTAGATGAACTTCAAAGACAATATGATATTGAGATTAGCACAGAACATATTGATACCACTCAACTTTTTACGGGTACTTTTAGCAACAAAAATCTAGAACTTGCCCTTCAAAGTATAAGTGTTCCTTTACAAATTAAGTTTAACTTAGATGGGAACAAAGTGCTGTTCTATGCAGAAGAAGCACCTTAA
- a CDS encoding TonB-dependent receptor, whose translation MQKKHLKTLSYLFFVLIFGLNSYAQNLPKKLVQLRNVLTELEKTYDVKFSFADSDVDTVQIPPPDSNSLEAIIKEINNTTGITINKLNDRYYTLTKATTVSICGFVFDNFEENTIPGATIEIYGTNLSGITKENGSFSFDNVPINAIIQIKHLGYKPTFLKAKEFINPVECNIVALPLSYQELDEVIVTQFLTTGLQKLDNSSIELNPSKFGILPGVSEPDILQTVQALPGIKSVDETVSDINIRGGTNDQNLILWDGIKMYQTGHFFGLISAFNPYVTENVTIIKNGTSAIFSDGVSGTLSMTSMGKLPLNFNGGAGINLISGDAFGEFPISKKSALQVSARRSYTDFLNTPTYTIFSEKAFQDSEVNQESEFYFYDFTTKFIYEINPYHKVSTSMITMSNNLNYFESVENSTAPNRSNLNQDNFSIGSELQSEWTGNLTSQLSAYYTQYDLDALSISNNDAQRLIQNNLVKESNIKLVTNYLLRQNLKWTNGYEFTETGIENTTNVNQPPFASNIKGVIRKHGIFTEINYSSKDERLNGFIGGRLNYIENLDTFQEFIFEPRINISYKLLPNFKTEILGEYKSQVTNQIIDLEQNFLGIEKRRWILSDGDALPITRSKQGSIGFNYDINKLYVGIDAFYKEVNGINVYTQGFQNQNQFNGEIGSYTVKGAEFLINTKNNDYSAWLSYTFNKNDYTFNVLDPATFPNNLDVRHAITLAGNYTVGNLKIGMGINYKSGKPFTRPDENDPINQTVFPAEINYEEPNSSRLSEYFRTDASANYTLKLDDKMNIVFGVSVLNFTNRRNTLNTYYRLQDDNTIETIERISLGITPNASVRINF comes from the coding sequence ATGCAGAAGAAGCACCTTAAAACTCTTTCTTATTTATTTTTTGTGCTGATATTCGGCTTAAATAGCTATGCACAGAATTTACCAAAAAAATTGGTGCAATTGCGCAATGTGCTTACTGAACTAGAAAAGACCTATGATGTAAAATTCTCTTTTGCCGACAGTGATGTTGATACCGTACAAATACCGCCACCTGATTCTAATTCACTTGAAGCCATCATAAAAGAAATTAACAATACAACTGGGATCACCATTAATAAGCTTAATGATCGCTATTATACCTTAACCAAAGCCACCACTGTTTCTATATGCGGTTTTGTTTTCGATAATTTCGAAGAGAATACCATACCTGGTGCCACTATTGAAATTTATGGGACCAACTTATCTGGTATCACAAAAGAAAATGGCTCGTTCAGTTTTGATAATGTTCCTATTAATGCAATAATTCAGATCAAACATTTAGGTTACAAACCTACTTTCTTAAAAGCAAAAGAATTCATTAACCCTGTAGAATGCAACATTGTTGCCTTGCCGCTGAGTTACCAAGAGTTAGATGAAGTCATTGTGACACAATTTTTGACTACAGGTTTACAGAAGCTTGACAACTCCAGTATTGAACTTAATCCATCAAAATTTGGCATTCTACCAGGTGTTAGTGAACCAGATATTTTACAAACGGTACAGGCTTTACCAGGTATTAAAAGTGTTGATGAAACTGTTTCAGATATTAATATAAGAGGAGGCACCAATGACCAGAACCTTATTCTGTGGGACGGGATAAAAATGTATCAAACCGGACATTTCTTTGGCTTAATATCTGCATTCAACCCTTATGTTACAGAAAATGTAACGATCATAAAAAATGGAACCTCAGCCATATTTAGTGATGGCGTAAGTGGCACCTTGAGTATGACATCTATGGGAAAATTACCTTTAAATTTCAATGGCGGAGCTGGTATAAATTTAATCTCGGGTGATGCTTTTGGTGAATTTCCAATTAGTAAAAAATCAGCATTACAAGTTTCTGCCCGTAGATCATATACCGATTTTCTCAACACTCCAACCTACACTATCTTCTCAGAAAAAGCCTTTCAAGATTCAGAAGTAAATCAAGAGAGTGAATTTTATTTTTATGATTTCACCACCAAATTCATCTATGAAATAAACCCATACCACAAGGTGAGCACCAGTATGATTACCATGAGTAATAATCTAAACTATTTTGAATCGGTTGAAAACAGCACTGCACCAAACCGAAGTAATCTAAATCAAGATAATTTTTCAATTGGTAGTGAATTACAAAGCGAATGGACAGGTAATCTTACATCACAATTAAGTGCCTATTACACTCAATATGATCTGGATGCCCTATCTATATCAAACAATGACGCACAACGACTAATCCAAAATAATTTAGTAAAAGAATCTAACATAAAACTTGTAACCAATTACCTATTAAGACAAAATCTCAAATGGACAAACGGTTATGAATTTACCGAAACGGGAATTGAAAACACTACAAATGTTAATCAGCCTCCATTTGCAAGTAACATAAAAGGGGTTATCCGTAAACATGGTATATTCACTGAAATAAACTATAGTTCAAAAGATGAGAGACTTAACGGATTCATTGGTGGTCGTTTGAACTATATAGAAAACCTAGATACGTTTCAAGAATTCATTTTTGAACCTCGCATAAATATCAGTTATAAGCTACTACCGAATTTTAAAACGGAAATATTAGGGGAATACAAAAGTCAGGTTACCAATCAGATCATAGATTTAGAACAAAACTTTTTAGGTATTGAAAAAAGAAGGTGGATTTTATCTGATGGCGATGCGCTGCCCATTACAAGAAGTAAACAGGGGTCTATTGGTTTCAATTATGATATCAATAAATTATATGTGGGCATAGATGCTTTTTACAAGGAAGTAAATGGTATCAACGTATACACACAAGGTTTTCAAAATCAGAATCAATTTAATGGTGAAATTGGATCTTATACAGTTAAAGGAGCTGAATTTCTGATCAACACCAAGAATAACGATTATAGTGCTTGGCTTAGTTACACCTTCAACAAAAACGACTACACCTTCAATGTTTTAGATCCTGCAACATTTCCCAACAATTTAGATGTTAGACACGCTATTACACTTGCAGGAAACTACACCGTTGGTAATTTAAAAATAGGAATGGGCATTAATTACAAATCGGGAAAACCTTTTACCCGACCAGACGAAAACGACCCAATAAATCAAACCGTTTTTCCTGCCGAAATAAATTACGAAGAACCAAATAGCAGTAGATTATCAGAATACTTTAGGACAGATGCATCAGCAAATTACACCCTAAAACTTGATGATAAAATGAATATAGTCTTTGGAGTATCCGTATTAAATTTCACCAATAGACGCAATACATTAAACACCTATTACAGACTACAAGACGATAATACCATTGAAACTATTGAGCGTATCTCATTAGGTATAACCCCTAATGCCAGCGTACGAATCAATTTTTAA
- the argS gene encoding arginine--tRNA ligase, translating to MNIQEVLSVKVKEAVKSIFDKDLPNVEFQPTRKDFEGDITIVVFPMLRVVKGNPVQIGEQIGAYLEEHIDEVAGFNVIKGFLNIVINDSFYLNFFNSISTIPNYGYVEESDDAVMVEYSSPNTNKPLHLGHIRNNLLGYSVAEILKASGKKVYKTQIINDRGIHICKSMVAWQKFGNGETPVSTGLKGDKLVGNYYVAFDKAYKEQIADLVAKGIDKKVAEKEAPILLEAQEMLLKWEAGDPETVTLWKTMNGWVYKGFEVTYKNLGVDFDTLYYESDTYLLGKDVVAEGLKKGIFFKKEDGSVWIDLTEDGLDEKIVLRSDGTAVYMTQDIGTAIQRVKDHPDVNGMVYTVGNEQDYHFKVLFLILQKLGFSWSKKLHHLSYGMVDLPSGKMKSREGTVVDADDLMADMTQTAANISEELGKLEDYNEEEKQTLYQMIGLGALKYYILKVDPKKRILFDPEESVDFQGNTGPFIQYTYARIQSILRKAESMGINISEDAKVSELHSKEKELIKQLQLFPETIQLAADNFSPALIANFTYDLVKEFNSFYQQVSILGEVDEAKKVLRVQLSKKVAQVIQDAFKLLGIEVPERM from the coding sequence ATGAATATTCAAGAGGTACTATCAGTTAAAGTAAAAGAAGCGGTAAAATCTATTTTTGATAAGGATTTGCCAAATGTGGAATTTCAACCTACCCGCAAGGATTTTGAGGGAGATATTACTATTGTGGTTTTTCCAATGTTACGTGTAGTGAAAGGAAACCCAGTGCAAATTGGGGAGCAAATTGGTGCATATTTAGAAGAACACATAGATGAAGTTGCCGGCTTTAATGTGATTAAAGGATTCTTGAACATTGTTATAAACGATTCTTTCTACTTGAATTTTTTCAACTCGATCTCAACCATACCCAATTATGGTTATGTGGAAGAGTCGGATGATGCCGTTATGGTAGAGTACTCTTCGCCAAACACTAATAAGCCGTTACACTTGGGGCATATTAGAAATAACTTATTAGGATATTCCGTTGCGGAAATTTTAAAGGCATCGGGTAAAAAAGTATATAAAACTCAAATTATCAATGACCGTGGTATTCATATCTGTAAAAGTATGGTGGCTTGGCAAAAGTTCGGAAATGGGGAGACACCCGTATCAACCGGACTAAAAGGCGATAAGCTGGTTGGTAATTACTATGTGGCTTTTGATAAAGCTTATAAAGAACAAATAGCGGATTTAGTTGCTAAGGGAATTGATAAAAAGGTTGCTGAAAAAGAAGCTCCTATTTTGTTAGAAGCTCAAGAAATGCTTTTAAAATGGGAAGCTGGTGATCCTGAAACCGTAACCTTATGGAAAACCATGAACGGTTGGGTATATAAAGGTTTTGAAGTTACCTATAAGAATTTAGGAGTAGATTTTGATACGCTATATTATGAAAGTGATACCTACCTTTTAGGTAAGGATGTTGTTGCGGAAGGATTAAAGAAAGGAATATTCTTTAAGAAAGAAGATGGTAGTGTTTGGATTGATTTGACCGAAGATGGATTGGATGAGAAAATTGTTCTTCGTTCAGATGGCACTGCGGTTTATATGACCCAGGATATTGGTACCGCCATACAACGTGTTAAAGATCATCCAGATGTTAATGGTATGGTTTATACTGTTGGTAATGAGCAAGATTATCACTTTAAGGTTTTGTTTTTAATTCTGCAAAAACTTGGTTTTTCTTGGTCAAAAAAACTGCATCACTTAAGTTATGGTATGGTAGATTTGCCTAGTGGAAAAATGAAGAGTAGGGAAGGCACCGTTGTAGATGCCGATGATCTTATGGCCGATATGACCCAGACCGCTGCTAATATTTCTGAGGAACTTGGTAAGCTAGAGGACTATAACGAAGAAGAAAAGCAGACGCTTTACCAAATGATAGGTTTGGGCGCTTTAAAGTACTATATTCTTAAAGTAGATCCTAAAAAGAGAATCTTGTTCGACCCAGAAGAGTCGGTAGATTTTCAAGGTAATACAGGACCTTTTATTCAGTATACCTATGCTCGTATTCAATCTATTTTGAGAAAGGCAGAAAGTATGGGTATCAATATTTCTGAAGATGCCAAAGTTTCTGAGTTACATTCAAAAGAAAAGGAATTGATCAAACAGCTTCAACTATTTCCAGAGACCATTCAATTGGCTGCAGATAATTTTAGTCCGGCATTGATTGCTAATTTCACCTATGATCTGGTAAAGGAATTTAATTCTTTCTATCAACAGGTTTCCATATTGGGAGAGGTAGATGAAGCTAAGAAAGTATTACGAGTTCAATTATCTAAAAAGGTTGCCCAGGTTATACAAGATGCATTCAAATTATTAGGTATAGAGGTTCCTGAGCGTATGTAA
- a CDS encoding SDR family oxidoreductase, producing MKILLTGANGYIGMRLLPQLLEMGHEIVCAVRDESRLSVDKEIRSNIQIIEIDFLEEPKENIVPKDIDAAYFLIHSMSSSTQDFDDMEAKTAINFNKYVNNTNIKQVIYLSGIVNDEKLSKHLQSRKNVEDILYQGKYNLTVLRAGIIVGSGSSSFEIIRDLCEKLPVMITPKWVLTKTQPIAIRDVIAFLTGVLGHEKTYNDSFDIAGPNVLTYKDMLHKYAEVRGFKNWIWTVPVMTPKLSSYWLYFVTSTSYKLALNLVDSMKIEVIAKDTRLQEILGIEPHTYKEAIDLAFKKIEQNLVISSWKDSMISGRFLENLEKHIQVPKYGVLKDYKQIKVKNPEEVLERIWRIGGETGWYYGNWLWKIRGFLDKLWGGVGLRRGRTHPDKIFAGDALDFWRVLLADKNAKRLLLFAEMKLPGEAWLEFKIDENNILHQTATFRPRGLRGRLYWYSIVPFHYFIFGGMISNIAKTDHN from the coding sequence ATGAAAATACTGCTCACAGGTGCCAATGGTTATATAGGCATGCGCTTACTACCGCAGCTCTTAGAAATGGGACATGAAATTGTTTGTGCGGTTCGTGATGAAAGCAGACTATCTGTAGACAAAGAAATTAGAAGTAATATTCAAATCATAGAGATTGATTTTTTAGAAGAACCTAAAGAAAATATTGTACCAAAGGATATAGACGCCGCGTACTTCCTTATACACTCCATGAGCTCATCTACCCAAGATTTTGATGACATGGAAGCAAAAACCGCCATTAACTTCAATAAGTACGTAAACAACACAAATATTAAGCAAGTTATTTATTTAAGCGGTATTGTCAATGATGAAAAACTCTCAAAACATTTACAATCACGCAAAAATGTGGAGGACATTCTGTATCAAGGAAAATATAATTTAACGGTTTTAAGGGCAGGTATCATTGTAGGATCAGGAAGTTCTTCTTTTGAAATTATACGTGACCTATGTGAAAAACTGCCCGTTATGATTACGCCAAAATGGGTGTTGACAAAAACGCAACCCATTGCCATAAGAGATGTTATAGCCTTTTTAACCGGAGTACTAGGACATGAAAAAACCTATAACGACTCATTTGATATAGCGGGTCCAAATGTACTTACCTATAAAGATATGTTGCATAAATATGCCGAAGTACGAGGATTCAAAAACTGGATTTGGACAGTACCTGTGATGACTCCAAAATTGTCATCCTATTGGCTCTATTTTGTAACCTCAACTTCATATAAATTAGCGTTGAACCTAGTGGACAGCATGAAAATTGAAGTCATAGCAAAAGACACAAGATTGCAAGAAATACTTGGTATTGAACCACATACCTACAAAGAGGCCATTGACCTTGCCTTTAAAAAGATAGAACAAAATTTAGTGATCAGCAGTTGGAAAGACAGTATGATCAGTGGTCGTTTTTTAGAAAACCTTGAAAAACATATTCAAGTTCCAAAATATGGCGTACTCAAAGATTACAAACAGATTAAGGTAAAAAATCCAGAAGAAGTCTTAGAACGTATTTGGAGAATTGGTGGCGAAACCGGTTGGTATTACGGAAATTGGCTATGGAAAATCAGGGGTTTTTTAGATAAGCTTTGGGGCGGCGTAGGATTACGAAGAGGAAGAACACACCCAGACAAAATATTCGCTGGAGACGCATTGGATTTCTGGAGAGTTCTATTGGCCGATAAAAACGCAAAAAGACTACTTTTGTTTGCAGAAATGAAGCTGCCCGGAGAGGCTTGGCTAGAGTTTAAGATTGACGAGAACAACATATTGCACCAAACCGCAACCTTTAGACCTAGAGGATTACGAGGCAGGTTATACTGGTACAGCATTGTACCCTTTCATTATTTTATTTTTGGCGGCATGATCAGTAATATTGCAAAAACGGACCACAACTAA